A genome region from Maridesulfovibrio salexigens DSM 2638 includes the following:
- a CDS encoding Crp/Fnr family transcriptional regulator — MSTLKIDEFWRIKGNSDVWNKVIDLGVRQEFKKGEHIILAGETVTELHYLRSGSVRMVRTSLEGNEKVIMHVEHHSLFCEVPFFTEEPITSSFSCHEDAVVYSFPKDTVDNMLAAHPSIAKDIIRTLSMKVSVLSNQLASLGLDTLEKRIVKFILLRYNSTELAENDTISLGSLSMKGVASILGVHRASLYKALKSLEKAGYIRILAENRLQLLNIDALAAIAYH; from the coding sequence ATGTCTACACTTAAGATCGATGAATTCTGGCGAATCAAAGGTAATAGCGATGTCTGGAACAAGGTTATTGACCTTGGTGTCCGTCAGGAATTTAAGAAGGGTGAACATATAATCCTTGCGGGGGAAACGGTAACTGAGCTGCATTATCTTCGATCCGGTTCAGTACGTATGGTGCGTACATCGCTCGAGGGTAACGAGAAGGTTATCATGCATGTTGAGCATCATTCCCTTTTCTGTGAGGTTCCGTTTTTTACCGAAGAACCGATCACCAGCTCTTTTAGCTGCCATGAAGATGCTGTGGTCTATTCTTTTCCAAAGGATACCGTGGACAATATGCTGGCGGCGCATCCTTCAATTGCCAAGGATATTATCCGTACACTTTCCATGAAGGTGAGCGTACTCAGCAACCAGTTGGCATCTCTTGGGCTTGATACCCTTGAGAAGAGGATAGTGAAATTTATTCTGTTGCGTTATAACTCAACTGAACTGGCAGAAAACGATACTATTTCCTTAGGCTCGCTCAGTATGAAAGGGGTTGCGTCCATTCTCGGGGTTCACAGAGCCTCGTTGTACAAGGCCCTTAAGTCTCTTGAGAAAGCCGGATATATCAGAATACTGGCTGAAAACAGGTTGCAACTGCTGAATATCGATGCTCTTGCGGCTATCGCATACCATTGA